A window of the Desulforapulum autotrophicum HRM2 genome harbors these coding sequences:
- a CDS encoding chalcone isomerase family protein: MFKKVLFVVLALSFAATTAFAVETGGVIVPDTMSITNDELVLNGTGIRKKFGFKVYAAGLYLKARTNVSQDIINADQPMAITMTWKRSGPIDKVTNTFSDGFQYGAGTNYDSLKPDINAFLGTLVKAEKNDIWKYLYTPGNGTAIYYNDVLATTISGLEFKKALFAIWLLETDAFSGDKGLRDGMLGN; encoded by the coding sequence ATGTTTAAAAAAGTCTTATTTGTTGTTCTTGCACTGTCGTTTGCAGCAACTACCGCTTTTGCCGTTGAAACAGGCGGGGTCATCGTCCCTGACACCATGAGCATCACAAATGACGAACTTGTGCTGAACGGAACGGGGATTCGTAAGAAATTTGGTTTTAAGGTGTATGCCGCTGGCCTCTACCTGAAAGCCAGGACCAACGTTTCACAGGATATCATCAATGCAGATCAGCCCATGGCCATCACCATGACCTGGAAACGAAGTGGTCCCATTGACAAGGTCACCAATACGTTTTCAGACGGTTTCCAATATGGGGCCGGGACCAACTATGACAGTCTAAAACCTGACATCAACGCCTTTCTTGGAACCCTAGTCAAGGCTGAGAAAAATGACATCTGGAAATATCTCTATACACCGGGCAATGGAACTGCTATTTATTACAATGATGTACTTGCAACCACCATCAGCGGCCTTGAATTCAAAAAGGCGCTTTTTGCCATATGGCTTCTTGAAACCGATGCCTTCTCAGGAGATAAAGGACTCAGGGATGGAATGCTCGGTAACTAG
- a CDS encoding 7TM diverse intracellular signaling domain-containing protein gives MSKGLTCYSILYFIAGTMLMLCTGIVCSGSQVIQITPQTDRKDLTPFLSVFRDDSQTLDIADIVTPRDNVLFKPVNGQSSFGYSTANFWFKFTANNPSTKTISWFLEYPYAVVDHFEFFHSGPEGFTSTKGGDLHPFSLRPVDYRTMVVPVTLPPGAHTFYFRIHSGGAIVSAVTAWGKSAFEHHRTLDLALNWIYCGIMLATIIYCLLIFVSLRQSAFLFLAFFVSAITFFTLVHTGLAFQYLWPESTKWANLCHPLSGFAAISGAVLFTRSFLHTKKHLPLFDTILKTFIAGSVVLIFISFFVPYPFMTRALMVMACLMGLAMTFSGIMLVFKQIRRAGFYLLAWSPFIVTIALMVIKSFGLIRNNLFTDSMVPISSALVAILLSFALIDNVKIMILEREKFLKDIDNSEKMYRMLAENVKDVIWRLDLKTMKLIYITPSVEEMMGYTPKEAEGFIFKEMLPRNAGKNAWKAIQEGMQKSASCTGETRHAFTIELECYNKARQIFWTETTTTFVQDKQGNPIEMIGITRDITERKKAEAENRALEIQLNQSRKMEAIGTLAGGIAHDMNNIIGAILGYAELSINETDRQTRMYHRLHRIIKGCDRARDLVQGILTFSRQDSRVLQTIAIYPVVNEVLKLIRVTLPSNISIDDASMDETLMIKADPTQVHQVIMNLCTNAGYAMGKKGGLLKISIQREIIQQETAQKQIHLLPGSYVKLTVSDTGHGMPHETMAHIFEPFFTTKPMGSGTGLGLAMVHGIMEELGGKVHVLSESGQGTLFTLFFPEADMTSAPTPINTWRRSDPRNFSE, from the coding sequence ATGAGCAAGGGCCTGACCTGTTATTCTATCCTTTATTTCATTGCAGGTACCATGCTTATGCTCTGCACGGGAATCGTATGTTCAGGTTCTCAAGTCATCCAGATCACCCCGCAGACGGACAGAAAAGACTTGACACCCTTTCTGTCTGTCTTTCGGGATGATTCACAAACCCTGGACATCGCAGACATCGTCACCCCCCGAGACAATGTATTGTTTAAACCCGTCAACGGACAATCAAGCTTTGGGTATTCAACCGCCAATTTCTGGTTCAAATTTACAGCAAACAACCCATCAACAAAAACCATCTCCTGGTTCCTGGAGTATCCCTATGCAGTGGTGGATCATTTTGAATTTTTCCACTCTGGTCCAGAAGGATTTACAAGCACAAAGGGGGGCGATCTTCACCCCTTTTCCCTGCGGCCTGTGGATTACAGGACCATGGTGGTCCCGGTCACCCTGCCTCCAGGAGCACACACCTTTTACTTTAGGATTCATTCCGGGGGTGCCATCGTCTCAGCGGTCACTGCATGGGGAAAAAGCGCCTTTGAACACCATAGGACACTTGATCTTGCACTGAACTGGATCTATTGCGGGATAATGCTGGCAACGATCATCTATTGCCTTTTGATCTTTGTCTCCCTGCGACAGTCTGCCTTTTTATTTCTGGCCTTTTTTGTTTCTGCCATCACCTTTTTTACCCTGGTTCATACAGGCCTGGCCTTTCAATATCTCTGGCCTGAATCAACAAAATGGGCCAACCTCTGTCACCCCCTTTCTGGATTTGCAGCAATTTCAGGAGCCGTTCTATTTACCCGTTCGTTTCTCCACACAAAAAAACACCTCCCCTTGTTTGATACCATTCTTAAGACCTTCATCGCAGGATCTGTCGTACTTATTTTCATCTCATTTTTTGTACCCTATCCGTTTATGACAAGAGCCCTGATGGTCATGGCCTGCCTCATGGGACTGGCCATGACTTTTTCAGGAATAATGCTCGTCTTCAAACAGATTCGGAGGGCCGGATTTTATCTTCTGGCATGGTCCCCCTTTATTGTCACCATTGCTTTAATGGTCATAAAATCCTTTGGCCTGATTAGAAACAACCTCTTTACCGATTCCATGGTACCGATTTCATCAGCCCTTGTGGCCATACTTCTTTCGTTTGCCCTGATTGACAATGTCAAGATAATGATACTTGAACGCGAAAAATTTCTCAAGGACATCGATAACTCGGAAAAAATGTACCGGATGCTTGCAGAGAATGTAAAGGATGTCATCTGGCGGCTTGATCTTAAAACCATGAAACTGATCTATATCACCCCGTCCGTGGAAGAGATGATGGGGTATACGCCCAAGGAGGCGGAAGGTTTTATTTTCAAGGAAATGCTACCCCGGAACGCTGGAAAAAATGCCTGGAAAGCCATTCAGGAAGGAATGCAAAAAAGCGCATCTTGTACCGGCGAGACAAGGCACGCTTTTACCATTGAGCTTGAGTGCTATAACAAAGCAAGGCAGATCTTCTGGACAGAAACCACCACCACCTTTGTCCAGGACAAACAGGGCAACCCCATTGAAATGATCGGTATCACCCGGGATATTACTGAAAGAAAAAAGGCGGAGGCGGAGAATCGGGCCCTTGAAATCCAGCTCAACCAGTCCCGGAAAATGGAGGCCATCGGGACCCTTGCCGGGGGTATTGCCCATGACATGAACAATATCATCGGAGCCATACTCGGGTATGCGGAGCTATCCATAAATGAAACAGACAGACAGACCCGCATGTACCATCGCCTGCACAGGATAATAAAAGGCTGTGACCGGGCAAGGGATCTGGTCCAGGGGATTCTGACCTTCAGTCGCCAGGACAGCAGGGTGCTTCAAACCATTGCAATTTATCCCGTTGTCAATGAGGTTTTAAAACTGATCCGGGTCACTTTACCGTCAAACATCAGCATCGACGATGCGTCCATGGATGAGACCCTTATGATCAAAGCCGATCCCACCCAGGTACACCAGGTCATCATGAATCTATGCACCAATGCGGGGTATGCCATGGGTAAAAAGGGAGGCCTTCTCAAAATTTCCATTCAAAGGGAAATTATCCAACAAGAAACGGCCCAGAAACAAATTCATCTATTGCCGGGCAGCTATGTAAAACTGACCGTAAGCGATACCGGCCATGGCATGCCCCACGAAACAATGGCACATATTTTCGAACCATTTTTCACCACAAAACCCATGGGAAGCGGCACAGGCTTAGGGCTGGCCATGGTCCACGGTATCATGGAAGAATTGGGGGGAAAGGTCCATGTCCTGAGTGAGTCTGGACAGGGAACCCTTTTTACTCTTTTCTTCCCGGAGGCAGACATGACATCTGCCCCCACACCCATCAATACATGGCGTCGATCTGATCCCCGTAATTTTTCAGAATGA
- a CDS encoding AMP-dependent synthetase/ligase: MAFKAYDNFHAMLCETIDKYADSPAYRWFDADTTPTSVTWKAFYDGVKTASKSLIALGVERGDKVNILSYTCYNWMLTDVANMSVGAATVGIYQSNLPADCEYIINHSDGVLVFAENQIQLDKLFKIREQISNVRKVILFNGEAPEDDWVITYDTFLTLGKEISDAVFEERTHSVKPEDTAGLVYTSGTTGVPKGVVLTHDNLTSTSQSVFQSGNFKAGEEMFVFLPLAHVFARTCCYTGIKTGNRTSFARGVDTLLEDFALAAPHWFVSVPRVFEKIHTKVISGAEAKGGVALKIFNWACAVGQEVSKRKVDRREIPFVLGLKYQVATRLVFSKIHKALGGNVKWCISGAAPLNPEIARFFHAAGLLILEGLGMTENTSFSHVNRPDSYAFGVVGPPGEGLFHKLAEDGEVLTKGRNVMKAYYKMPEETAETFTEDGWLKTGDIGEIDGNNVLKITDRKKSILITAGGKNIAPSRIEGIMTTSKYINQICVVGDRRKYLSAVVTLDDENVMAYADEKNIAYGRVADLVEHPEIKRLIEGEVEMRNQSLASFETIKKITLVPEFTIENSMMTPTFKLKKNVILKNYGDQIDAMY; this comes from the coding sequence ATGGCGTTTAAGGCGTATGATAATTTCCATGCGATGCTTTGCGAGACCATTGATAAATATGCAGACTCGCCGGCATACAGATGGTTTGATGCAGACACCACCCCCACATCTGTGACCTGGAAGGCATTCTATGATGGGGTAAAAACGGCATCAAAAAGCCTTATTGCCCTTGGTGTTGAAAGGGGCGACAAGGTCAATATTCTAAGTTACACCTGCTATAACTGGATGTTGACCGATGTTGCCAACATGTCCGTTGGGGCCGCAACTGTGGGCATCTATCAGTCAAACCTCCCGGCTGACTGTGAGTATATTATCAATCATTCTGATGGGGTGCTGGTTTTTGCCGAAAATCAGATCCAGTTGGATAAACTCTTTAAAATCAGGGAGCAGATTTCGAATGTTAGAAAAGTGATCCTGTTCAATGGAGAGGCCCCTGAAGATGACTGGGTGATAACCTATGACACCTTTCTCACCCTTGGAAAGGAGATCTCTGACGCGGTTTTTGAGGAACGCACACACAGCGTAAAACCCGAGGATACAGCTGGGCTTGTCTACACCTCGGGTACCACTGGCGTACCCAAAGGGGTTGTTTTGACCCATGACAATCTTACCTCGACCAGCCAGTCTGTTTTCCAGTCCGGAAATTTTAAGGCAGGTGAAGAGATGTTTGTCTTTCTTCCCCTGGCCCATGTTTTTGCCAGAACCTGTTGTTACACGGGCATCAAAACCGGTAACCGGACAAGCTTTGCACGGGGAGTGGATACCCTGCTGGAAGATTTTGCCCTGGCCGCTCCCCACTGGTTTGTAAGTGTTCCCCGGGTGTTTGAAAAAATTCACACCAAGGTCATCAGCGGGGCTGAGGCAAAGGGTGGGGTTGCTTTGAAAATTTTCAACTGGGCATGCGCCGTTGGGCAGGAAGTCAGCAAACGAAAGGTGGACCGTCGGGAGATTCCCTTTGTCCTGGGGCTTAAATACCAGGTGGCCACCCGGCTTGTTTTTTCAAAGATCCACAAGGCCCTTGGTGGCAATGTCAAGTGGTGTATCAGCGGTGCCGCCCCCCTTAATCCTGAGATTGCCCGGTTTTTTCATGCCGCAGGTCTTTTGATACTCGAGGGGCTGGGCATGACCGAAAATACCTCTTTTTCCCATGTGAATCGACCAGACAGCTATGCCTTTGGTGTCGTGGGACCGCCCGGTGAAGGCCTTTTCCATAAACTTGCCGAAGACGGCGAGGTGCTGACCAAGGGCCGCAATGTGATGAAAGCGTACTATAAGATGCCCGAAGAAACAGCTGAGACTTTTACCGAGGATGGCTGGCTTAAGACAGGGGATATTGGAGAGATTGATGGGAACAATGTCCTTAAAATAACGGATCGGAAAAAGAGCATCCTCATTACAGCCGGCGGTAAAAATATCGCCCCGTCCCGCATTGAAGGGATCATGACCACATCTAAATACATCAATCAGATTTGTGTCGTCGGGGATAGAAGAAAATATCTTTCCGCCGTTGTCACCCTGGACGATGAAAATGTCATGGCCTATGCTGATGAAAAAAATATTGCCTATGGCAGGGTTGCCGACCTTGTGGAACACCCGGAAATAAAGCGTCTCATTGAGGGTGAGGTGGAAATGAGAAACCAGTCCCTGGCCTCGTTTGAAACCATTAAAAAAATTACCCTTGTGCCCGAGTTTACCATAGAAAACAGTATGATGACCCCGACCTTTAAGCTGAAAAAGAATGTCATTCTGAAAAATTACGGGGATCAGATCGACGCCATGTATTGA
- a CDS encoding lactate utilization protein, producing the protein MKNPVDIFWKHRLAQVGEKLEKNNFEVFHADTVEGAKDIALGKILPGLSVKSVSWGGSMTFVATGLFHALKDDPRFTVLNTFDKTIGPDEQMSLRRNSLLVDLFITGTNAITSDGHLVNLDMIGNRVCGITFGPRHVIVIAGRNKICRDLAHAMDRVKNYAAPVNAMNLDKKTPCRETGVCQDCSSPDRICNTWMITERCFPKKRVKIILVNKDLGF; encoded by the coding sequence GTGAAAAATCCAGTGGATATTTTTTGGAAACACAGACTTGCACAAGTTGGAGAAAAGCTTGAAAAGAATAATTTTGAAGTCTTTCATGCTGACACAGTTGAAGGGGCAAAGGATATCGCCCTTGGGAAGATTCTTCCCGGGCTGAGCGTTAAAAGCGTCTCCTGGGGCGGCTCCATGACCTTTGTTGCCACAGGCCTTTTCCATGCCCTAAAGGATGATCCTCGTTTTACCGTACTCAACACCTTTGATAAAACGATTGGTCCCGACGAGCAGATGTCGCTCAGGCGAAATTCACTGCTTGTGGATCTTTTTATTACAGGAACAAATGCCATCACCAGTGATGGTCATCTTGTCAACCTTGACATGATCGGTAACAGGGTGTGCGGCATCACCTTTGGGCCTCGCCATGTCATCGTCATTGCCGGGCGAAATAAGATATGCAGGGACCTGGCCCATGCCATGGACCGGGTTAAAAATTATGCTGCCCCTGTGAATGCGATGAACCTTGACAAGAAAACGCCCTGCAGGGAAACCGGGGTTTGCCAGGACTGTTCAAGTCCAGATCGAATTTGTAATACATGGATGATTACCGAGCGGTGCTTTCCTAAAAAAAGGGTTAAAATAATTCTTGTAAACAAGGATTTGGGGTTTTAA
- the acs gene encoding acetate--CoA ligase, protein MGDKKVEETTEAQIAVHWQEEGYYYPSTKFIGQANLTDPAVYDRFSLDNFPDCFTEYAKMLDWYKPWNTVLDTSDAPCWKWFKGGLINASYNCIDRHLEKNKNKTAIHFVPEPESERVDHITYQELYVRVNEFAALLRDFAGLKRGDRVTVHMPMTAELAITMLACARLGVIHSVVFGGFSPNACADRIVDSQSRVLISMDAYYRSGTLLNHKINADDAVKIAKNGGQVVDKVLVWQRYPGKSSTETPMVAGRDFFVNEELKNYYGKRIEPEKMLAEDPLFLMYTSGTTGKPKGCQHSTGGYLAYVAGTSKYIQDIHPEDVYWCMADIGWITGHSYIVYGPLALCASSVIYEGVPTYPDAGRSWRIAQELDVNIFHTAPTAIRALRKIGPDEPAKYNYHFKHMTTVGEPIEPEVWKWYQREVGKGEAAIVDTWWQTENGGFLCSTVPGIKPMKPGSAGPGVPGIHPIIYDENGHEVTKAGIAGNICIQNPWPGQFQTIWGDRDRFVETYFARYCKDPKSKDWRDWPYLAGDAATKSDDGYYRILGRIDDVINVSGHRLGTKEIESAALVVNEVAEAAVVPVAHDIKGKVPDLYIALKPGYEATEALAQKISDAICEQIGKIAKPRKVWLVPDMPKTRSGKIMRRVLGAISNNKDVGDVMTLANPEVVVIIKEMVTGK, encoded by the coding sequence ATGGGTGACAAAAAAGTAGAAGAGACCACCGAGGCGCAGATTGCGGTACATTGGCAGGAAGAAGGTTATTACTATCCCTCAACAAAATTCATAGGCCAGGCAAACCTGACCGATCCAGCCGTTTACGACAGATTCAGTCTTGATAATTTTCCTGACTGCTTCACCGAATATGCAAAAATGCTAGACTGGTATAAACCCTGGAATACGGTACTTGATACCAGTGATGCCCCATGCTGGAAATGGTTCAAGGGCGGATTGATAAACGCAAGTTACAACTGCATTGACCGCCATCTTGAAAAAAACAAAAATAAAACAGCCATCCACTTTGTTCCTGAGCCTGAAAGTGAAAGGGTCGACCATATTACCTATCAGGAGCTTTATGTACGGGTCAACGAATTTGCTGCCCTTCTCCGGGACTTTGCAGGTTTAAAAAGAGGAGATCGAGTCACCGTCCACATGCCCATGACAGCAGAACTTGCCATTACCATGCTTGCATGTGCTCGCCTGGGAGTAATTCATTCTGTTGTTTTCGGCGGTTTTTCACCCAATGCCTGTGCAGACAGGATTGTTGACTCCCAGTCCAGGGTACTCATATCCATGGATGCCTATTACAGATCAGGAACTTTGCTAAACCATAAAATTAACGCCGATGATGCTGTCAAAATAGCCAAAAACGGAGGCCAGGTGGTTGACAAGGTTTTGGTATGGCAGCGATACCCGGGCAAGAGTTCCACCGAGACCCCCATGGTTGCCGGCCGTGATTTTTTTGTAAATGAAGAATTGAAAAACTACTATGGTAAGCGTATTGAACCCGAAAAAATGCTTGCTGAAGATCCCCTTTTTCTCATGTACACCAGTGGAACTACCGGCAAACCCAAAGGCTGCCAGCACAGCACAGGAGGCTATCTCGCCTATGTAGCAGGCACATCAAAATATATTCAAGATATTCATCCTGAAGATGTTTACTGGTGCATGGCTGACATCGGGTGGATTACCGGCCATTCATATATTGTTTATGGTCCTTTGGCCCTTTGTGCATCATCTGTCATTTATGAAGGCGTTCCCACATACCCGGATGCAGGCAGATCGTGGAGAATCGCCCAGGAACTTGATGTCAATATTTTCCATACCGCTCCCACCGCCATTCGCGCATTGAGAAAAATAGGTCCAGATGAACCCGCAAAATACAACTACCATTTCAAACATATGACAACCGTGGGTGAACCCATTGAGCCCGAGGTATGGAAATGGTATCAGCGGGAAGTCGGCAAGGGCGAAGCCGCCATTGTTGACACTTGGTGGCAGACCGAAAACGGCGGTTTTCTGTGCAGCACCGTGCCGGGTATAAAGCCCATGAAGCCCGGCAGTGCAGGCCCTGGAGTACCAGGCATTCATCCCATCATTTATGATGAAAACGGACATGAAGTCACAAAGGCTGGGATCGCAGGCAATATCTGTATCCAGAATCCATGGCCGGGACAATTTCAGACCATCTGGGGAGACAGGGATCGGTTTGTTGAGACCTATTTTGCCCGCTACTGCAAAGATCCCAAGAGCAAAGACTGGCGTGACTGGCCATACCTGGCCGGTGATGCAGCCACAAAGTCCGATGACGGATACTACAGAATTCTGGGCAGAATTGATGATGTCATCAATGTGTCCGGTCATCGTCTCGGTACCAAAGAGATAGAATCCGCAGCCCTTGTGGTTAATGAAGTCGCAGAAGCTGCCGTTGTTCCAGTTGCCCATGATATCAAAGGAAAGGTCCCTGATCTTTACATCGCCCTTAAACCAGGATACGAAGCAACTGAAGCCCTTGCCCAGAAAATTTCCGACGCGATCTGCGAACAAATCGGAAAAATTGCAAAACCACGAAAAGTCTGGCTTGTGCCCGATATGCCTAAAACAAGATCCGGTAAGATCATGCGCCGTGTTCTGGGCGCGATTTCCAACAACAAAGACGTTGGTGATGTCATGACCCTGGCCAACCCGGAAGTCGTTGTCATCATCAAGGAGATGGTTACCGGAAAATAA
- a CDS encoding propionyl-CoA synthetase, whose translation MSNLYEEAYNQSINDPEAFWGPIAEECHWYKKWDKVLDDSNKPFYRWFVGGEMNTCYNALDLHIDNGIGENKALIYDSPVTNTKRVYTFNELRDEVARFAGVLAAKNVQKGDRVIIYMPMIPEAAIAMLACARLGAVHSVVFGGFAANELATRINDAKPKVMVTASCGIEVKKVIPYKPLLDESINLAGFKPDSCIVFQRPMVQAELKAGRDYDWDELMNAAKPHDCVPVLATDPLYILYTSGTTGQPKGVVRDNGGHLVALKWTMKAIYDIDEGDVYWAASDIGWVVGHSYIVYAPLFKGATTIMFEGKPVGTPDAGTFWRVIQDHGVKSLFTAPTAFRAIKRDDPEAKLMKDYDLSSFKILFLAGERTDSDTLKWAETNLKVPVIDHWWQTETGWAIAANCMGLHHFPVKPGSPTKAVPGWDVQVVDPNNKPVASGEIGAIVVKLPLPPGTLPTLWQNDKRYIEAYLEEFPGYYKTADAGYIDEEGYIYVMTRTDDIINVAGHRLSTGAMEEVLSCHPMVAECAVMGVEDRLKGQVPLGFLVLKAGVTVDHDQIIREAIQMVRDQIGPVAAFKTATIVKRLPKTRSGKILRGTMRSIADQKEYKVPATIDDPAILDEIEVSLGAIGYGKKASK comes from the coding sequence ATGTCAAACTTGTATGAAGAGGCTTACAACCAGTCCATCAATGATCCTGAAGCCTTTTGGGGACCTATTGCAGAAGAATGCCATTGGTATAAAAAATGGGACAAAGTTCTTGATGATTCAAACAAACCGTTTTACCGCTGGTTTGTCGGCGGTGAGATGAATACCTGTTACAACGCCCTTGACCTTCACATTGACAACGGCATCGGTGAAAACAAAGCCCTGATCTACGACAGCCCTGTAACCAACACCAAACGGGTTTACACGTTTAATGAACTCAGGGACGAAGTGGCCAGGTTTGCCGGGGTCCTTGCTGCAAAGAACGTTCAAAAGGGAGACAGGGTCATCATCTACATGCCCATGATTCCCGAGGCCGCAATTGCCATGCTGGCCTGCGCAAGGCTTGGTGCAGTCCATTCCGTTGTGTTCGGCGGTTTCGCAGCCAACGAACTTGCCACCCGCATCAACGATGCAAAGCCAAAAGTCATGGTCACGGCCTCCTGCGGTATTGAGGTCAAAAAGGTCATCCCCTACAAACCGTTGCTCGACGAATCCATCAACCTTGCCGGGTTCAAACCTGACAGCTGCATCGTGTTCCAGCGCCCCATGGTCCAGGCCGAGCTCAAGGCCGGAAGGGACTATGACTGGGATGAACTCATGAACGCTGCAAAGCCCCATGACTGTGTCCCTGTATTGGCAACAGACCCCTTGTACATCCTCTACACCTCGGGCACCACGGGTCAGCCAAAGGGGGTAGTCCGGGACAACGGCGGCCACCTTGTGGCACTCAAATGGACCATGAAGGCCATCTACGACATTGACGAAGGGGATGTCTACTGGGCAGCCAGCGATATCGGCTGGGTTGTGGGCCACTCCTACATCGTGTATGCACCTCTTTTCAAAGGTGCCACAACCATCATGTTTGAGGGTAAACCCGTTGGCACCCCGGATGCTGGAACTTTCTGGCGGGTGATCCAGGACCATGGGGTCAAGAGTCTGTTTACCGCACCAACAGCCTTCAGGGCCATCAAGCGGGATGACCCGGAGGCCAAGCTCATGAAGGATTATGATCTCTCAAGTTTTAAAATCCTGTTCCTGGCAGGCGAAAGAACCGATTCGGATACCCTGAAATGGGCAGAAACCAACCTCAAAGTCCCGGTCATTGACCACTGGTGGCAGACGGAAACCGGCTGGGCCATTGCGGCCAACTGCATGGGTCTGCACCACTTTCCGGTAAAACCAGGCTCTCCAACCAAGGCTGTTCCCGGCTGGGACGTCCAGGTGGTTGATCCCAACAACAAACCGGTTGCCTCGGGCGAAATCGGCGCCATTGTGGTCAAGCTGCCCCTGCCTCCGGGAACCCTTCCCACCCTGTGGCAGAACGACAAACGGTATATTGAGGCCTATCTTGAGGAATTTCCCGGATACTACAAGACAGCCGATGCAGGGTATATTGACGAAGAAGGGTATATCTATGTTATGACCCGCACGGACGACATCATCAATGTTGCCGGCCACAGACTCTCCACCGGGGCCATGGAAGAGGTGCTTTCCTGCCATCCCATGGTTGCCGAATGTGCGGTCATGGGGGTTGAAGATCGGCTCAAGGGTCAGGTCCCCCTGGGATTTCTGGTGCTCAAAGCAGGTGTCACCGTTGACCACGATCAGATCATCCGGGAGGCCATTCAGATGGTTCGCGATCAAATTGGACCGGTGGCGGCATTCAAGACGGCCACCATTGTCAAACGCCTTCCCAAGACCCGATCCGGCAAGATCCTGAGGGGAACCATGCGAAGCATTGCCGACCAAAAGGAGTACAAAGTTCCGGCCACCATTGATGACCCTGCCATTCTCGATGAGATCGAAGTGAGCCTGGGCGCCATCGGATATGGGAAGAAGGCCTCAAAATAA
- a CDS encoding L-lactate MFS transporter: MSQQAIEKVPAQAWITTFAGTAINLCLGILYAWSIWKSALVNVDRAGEMMTGINEGWVYLTNAQAATPFSLCVIIFALLMIPGGRIQDRISPKFGATCGGLLLAAGCIVAGLMKSYTGLIIGFGILGGAGMGIGYAAPTPAALKWFGPEKRGLVAGLVVGGYGGAALYIGWLGQKLIDLYGITGSFVVLGSFFAVVVVIAGQMLKAPPEGYVPPANVTNAGHSGATEKTHNWEAADVLKTWQFYALVFMFILTTQSGLLIISSANGLMMTTAKGMPFFMANAWILVSYGGLINASGRVGTGYYSDKIGRLNAYCLNCGVSALCLFSLPFVISTQNLFLLFLVVGVAYWQYGGGLSLMPSFTADFYGAKNLGFNYGLVFIGWGLGFFMARIGGVIQDITGSLNLAFYISGGLLVAGVILAKLTTKPQYNG, from the coding sequence ATGAGCCAGCAAGCAATCGAAAAAGTCCCGGCACAGGCATGGATAACCACCTTTGCCGGAACTGCCATAAATCTTTGTCTTGGTATTCTCTATGCCTGGAGCATCTGGAAATCGGCCCTGGTCAATGTTGACAGGGCAGGAGAAATGATGACGGGCATCAATGAAGGCTGGGTCTACCTGACCAATGCCCAGGCCGCAACCCCCTTTTCCCTTTGCGTCATTATTTTTGCCCTGCTCATGATCCCTGGCGGACGTATCCAGGATAGAATCAGCCCGAAATTCGGCGCCACCTGTGGAGGGCTTCTCCTGGCAGCCGGCTGCATTGTTGCAGGACTGATGAAGAGCTATACAGGGCTTATCATCGGTTTTGGCATCCTTGGTGGCGCAGGTATGGGCATTGGATACGCAGCCCCTACCCCTGCTGCCCTGAAATGGTTTGGACCGGAAAAACGCGGCCTTGTAGCAGGCCTTGTGGTGGGTGGTTATGGTGGCGCAGCCCTTTACATCGGGTGGCTGGGCCAGAAACTCATTGACCTCTACGGCATCACGGGAAGTTTTGTTGTCCTGGGCTCGTTCTTTGCCGTTGTCGTTGTCATTGCAGGTCAGATGCTCAAGGCTCCGCCTGAAGGATATGTTCCCCCGGCCAATGTGACCAACGCCGGACACTCGGGTGCCACGGAAAAAACCCATAACTGGGAAGCGGCCGATGTTCTCAAGACCTGGCAGTTCTACGCCCTTGTCTTCATGTTCATCCTTACCACCCAGTCAGGCCTTCTCATCATCAGTTCGGCCAACGGCCTGATGATGACAACAGCCAAGGGCATGCCCTTTTTCATGGCAAATGCATGGATCCTGGTCTCCTATGGCGGATTGATCAACGCCTCGGGACGGGTGGGTACGGGTTACTATTCAGACAAGATCGGACGGCTCAATGCCTACTGCCTTAACTGTGGTGTCTCAGCCCTCTGCCTCTTTTCCCTGCCCTTTGTCATCTCAACCCAGAATCTGTTTCTCCTGTTCCTCGTTGTGGGTGTTGCCTACTGGCAGTACGGCGGAGGTCTTTCGTTAATGCCTTCGTTTACGGCGGATTTTTACGGTGCAAAAAACCTTGGGTTCAACTATGGTCTTGTTTTCATCGGATGGGGACTTGGGTTTTTCATGGCAAGAATAGGCGGTGTTATCCAGGACATCACCGGTAGTCTGAACCTTGCCTTCTACATCTCAGGGGGCCTTCTGGTTGCAGGGGTCATCCTTGCAAAGCTAACCACAAAACCCCAGTATAACGGATAG